A stretch of DNA from Streptomyces rubradiris:
GCGACGACAACTCGATCCGCCTGTGGAACGTGGCCGACCCGGGCCGGCCGGAGCCGCTGAAGACCCTGCGCGGGCACACGGACCTGGTGCACTCGGTGGCCTTCGGCCCCGACGGGCGCACCCTGGCCAGCGGCAGCGCGGACGACACCATCCGGCTGTGGGACGTGCGCCGGCCCGACCGGGCGAGGGCGCTCGGCTCCCCGCTGACCGGGCACACCGGGCCGATCTGGTCGGTGGCGTTCAGCCCGGACGGGCACCGGCTGGCCGCCGCGAGCGCGGACAGCACGGCCAGCCTGTGGAACGTCGGCGACCCCGCGTCCCCGTCCCAGGTCGGCGAGCCGCTCGCGGGCAGCAGCGGGGAGATGTACGCCCTGGGCTTCCGCCCGGACGGCCGTACCCTCGCCACCGGCAGCGGGGACGGCAAGGTGCGGCTGTGGTCGGTCCCGACCTCCGACATGGTCGGCCGCAGCGGGGCGTTCCGTCCGGACGGCCGGGTGCTGGCCACCGCCGCCCGGGACGGCCGGCTGCGGCTGTGGAACGTGACCCGGCCCGGCCGCCCCGTACTGCTGGGCGAGCCGTTCATGCGGGCCGACGGCGACCAGCGGTCCATGGTGTTCTCGCCCGACGGCCGCACCCTGGCCGTCCTCACCGGTGTCCGCACGGTGCACCTGTGGGACGTCTCCGACCCCGCCCGCCCGGTCGCCGCGGGCCCACCGCTGGCCCTGCGGACCCGCTTCATGGGACCGGACGCGCTGGCCTACAGCCCGGACGGACGCACCCTGGCCACCGCCTACGACGACCGCACCATCCAGCTGTGGAACGTCACCGACCCCGCGCACGCCGTACCGCTCGGCAGACCGCTCACCGGTCACCGGGGCTACGTCAACGCGCTCGCCTTCAGCCCCGACGGCCACACCCTGGCCAGCGGCAGCGCGGACAGCGAGATCCGGCTGTGGAACGTCACCGACCCCGCGCGCGCCGTCCCCCTGGGCACCCCGCTGGCCGAGCACTCGGGCCCGGTGAACGCGCTCGCCTACAGCGCCGACGGGGCCACCCTGGCCAGCGGCAGCGACGACGACACGGTCCGCCTGTGGAACGTCGCCGACCCCGGACACGCCGAGCCGCTCGGCAGGCCGCTCACCGGCCACAGCGAGGCGGTGACGTCCCTGACCTTCAGCACCGTCGGCCACACCCTGGCCAGCGGCGGCAACGACAACACGGTCCGCCTGTGGAACGTCACCGACCCGGCCCGGACGACCCCGATCGGCCAGTCCATGAGCCCCAACGCCAAGACCGGCCACTTCCTCTCCTTCAGCCCCAACAGTCACGTCCTCGGCGTCTCCAGCGGCACCGACACGGTCCGCCTGTGGAGCCTGGACGCGGACACGGCGATCCGCCACATCTGCTCGGTCACCCGGGGCGTCCTGACGAAGCAGCGCTGGCAGGAGTACCTCCCACGCCTCTCCTACGACCCCCCGTGCGCCCAGTGATCAGCCAACCCGCTTGATTTTCCCTGGACTTGGCCCCACACACCCGCCAACCTTGTTACCCTTGGCCATAGCCCGATCGCTGGTGCATCCCCCGTCGCCAGCGGTCGGGTCTTTTCCGTTCCCGCACCGCGCCCCGGAACAGCAGAAGACCCCCGGCCCAATGGACCGGGGGTCTTCTCGCTGGTGGGGCTAACAGGATTTGAACCTGTGGCCTCATCCTTATCAGGGATGCGCTCTAACCAACTGAGCTATAGCCCCGCCGCGCTTTGCGGTGTGTGTCCCGCGCGCTGACTCCTGAAGATTAGCGCACGACACCGCGAGTCCCAAAATCGGTTGTCGGGGGACCGTCAGGACGCCGCTGGTCGGCGCGTCACTCGTCCTCCGCGAGGGTCAGCTCGATGCCGCCCACGAAGCCGGCGGAAAGGTTGTAGATGAACGCGCCGAGGGTCGCCAGCGCGGTCGCCAGGACCACGTCGATGACCGCGATGACCGACGTGAACGTCAGGACGTGCGGGAGGGACAGAAACGCCTGGAGGTCGAAGCCGTTGGCCTCGTTGGAGCCGGTCGCCTCCGAGATCGTGCCGCCGACCGTCGAGAACACCCCCATGGCGTCCATCACCATCCACAGCACCGCCGAGGCGACGATCGTGCAGATGCCGAACGCGATGGAGAGCAGGAAGCTGACCTTCATCACCGACCACGGATCGGCCTTGGCCACCCGCAACCGCGCCTTGCGCGTGCGCGGCGCGGTCGGCCGCACCCCCGTGCGCGGCCTGCGGACCGCGCCCTGCGCCGGGTAGGCCTGCGGCGGGTGGTACGGGCCGGCGGGCTGCTCCGGGTGCCGCTCGCCGGGCAGCGGCGACGCCTCCCGTGCCTCGCCGGCCGGGCCTCGGGTGTCCGTCACCGTTCCCCCCTGGGATCCAGTCGTACGGGAGGAGTCCGCCTCGGACCCCTTCACCGGCTTCAGGTTGGTCGTGTGCGGGTCGCTCGCACTCGCCGCACGCGCGGCGGAGCCACGGCCGCCGCCGTCCGTTTCCGTACCCGTGGAGGTACCGGCCGATCCGGCGCCCGTGGCTCCGCTCACGATGACTCACTCCTCGTGCTACTCGGCCGAGGGTGCCTCACCCTCGTCCGTGCCGGTGGTCGCGGCACCCTCGGCGGTCTCGTCCACGGCCACGTCGCCGTCGACTTCCTCCGCCTCGCGCCCGGCCTCGGCGTTACGTGCGATACCGACCACGGCATCGCGCTTGCCCAGGTTGATCAGTTGGACGCCCATGGTGTCACGGCCCGTCTCCCTGACCTCGCTGACTCGCGTGCGAATCACACCGCCGGAGAGGGTGATCGCGAGGATCTCGTCGTGCTCCTCGACAATCAGCGCGCCGACGAGCGAACCGCGGTCCTCCACGATCTTGGCGGCCTTGATGCCGAGGCCGCCGCGGCCCTGGACGCGGTACTCGTCGACGGCGGTCCGCTTCGCGTACCCACCGTCGGTGGCAGTGAACACGAACGTACCGGGTCGGACGACATTCATCGAGAGAAGCTCGTCGCCCTCGCGGAAACTCATGCCCTTGACACCCGAGGTGGCGCGGCCCATCGGGCGAAGGGACTCGTCCGAAGCGGTGAACCGGATCGACTGCGCCTTCTTGCTGATCAGCAGCAGGTCGTCCTCGGCGGAGACCAGCTCGGCACCGATCAGCTCGTCGTCGCCGCCGTCCTCGCGCTCGCGCAGGTTGATCGCGATGACACCGCCGGAGCGGGGCGAATCGTAATCCTTCAGTGGCGTCTTCTTGACCAGACCGGACTTGGTCGCCAGCACCAGGTACGGCGCCGCCTCGTAGTCCCGGATCGCCAGGATCTCCGCGATCGCCTCGTCCGGCTGGAAGGCCAGCAGGTTCGCCACGTGCTGGCCGCGCGCGTCCCGGCCGGCCTCGGGCAGCTCGTACGCCTTCGCCCGGTACACCCGGCCCTTGTTGGTGAAGAACAGCAGCCAGTGGTGCGTGGTGGAGACGAAGAAGTGGTCGACGATGTCGTCTTCCTTCAGCTTCGTGCCGCGCACGCCCTTGCCGCCGCGCTTCTGCGCCCGGTAGTCGTCCGTCTTCGTCCGCTTGACGTAACCGCCGCGCGTGACGGTGACGACGATGTCCTCCTCGGCGATCAGGTCCTCGATGGACATGTCGCCCTCGTAGGGGATCAGCTTGGTCTGGCGGTCGTCGCCGTACTTCTCGACGATCGCGGCCAGCTCCTCGCTGACGATCCCGCGCTGGCGGACCGGCGAGGCCAGGATCTCGTTGTACTCGTTGATCTTCGCCTGGAGCTCGTCGTGCTCCTGGACGATCTTCTGCCGCTCCAGGGCCGCAAGGCGCCGCAGCTGCATCTCCAGGATGGCGTTGGCCTGGATCTCGTCGATCTCCAGCAGGTCCATCAGGCCGCCGCGCGCGATCTCGACCGTCTCGCTGCGCCGGATCAGCGCGATGACCTCGTCGATGGCGTCCAGGGCCTTGAGCAGACCGCGCAGGATGTGCGCCCGCTCCTCGGCCTTGCGCAGCCGGAACCTGGTCCGGCGGACGATGACCTCGATCTGGTGCGTCACCCAGTGCCGGATGAACGCGTCCAGCGACAGCGTGCGCGGCACGCCGTCCACCAGCGCCAGCATGTTGGCGCCGAAGTTCGTCTGCAGGTCGGTGTGCTTGTACAGGTTGTTCAGCACGACCTTGGCGACCGCGTCCCGCTTCAGGACGATCACCAGGCGCTGGCCGGTACGGGACGACGTCTCGTCGCGGACGTCCGCGATGCCGCCGATCTTGCCGTCCTTCACCAGGTCGGCGATCTTCTGTGCCAGGTTGTCCGGGTTCACCTGGTACGGCAGCTCGGTGACCACCAGGCACTGACGGCCCTGGATCTCCTCGACCTCGACCACCGCGCGCATCGTGATGGAGCCGCGCCCGGTGCGGTACGCCTCCTCGATGCCCTTGCGGCCCACGACCAGGGCGCCGGTCGGGAAGTCCGGGCCCTTGATGCGCTCCATGAGCGCGTCCAGCAGCTCCTCGTGGGAGACGTCCGGGTTCTCCAGGTACCACTGGGCGCCGGCCGCGACCTCGCGCAGGTTGTGCGGCGGGATGTTGGTGGCCATGCCGACCGCGATGCCGGCCGAGCCGTTGATCAGCAGGTTCGGGAAGCGGGCCGGCAGGACGGTCGGCTCCTGGGAGCGGCCGTCGTAGTTGTCCGTGAAGTCGACGGTCTCCTCGTCGATGTCGCGGACCATCTCCATGGACAGCGGCGCCATCTTGCACTCGGTGTAGCGCATGGCCGCCGCCGGGTCGTTGCCCGGGGAGCCGAAGTTGCCGTTGGAGTCCACCAGCGGCATCCGCATCGACCACGGCTGGGCGAGGCGCACCAGGGCGTCGTAGATCGAGGAGTCGCCGTGCGGGTGGTAGTTGCCCATGACGTCGCCGACGACGCGGGCGCACTTGTAGAAGCCGCGCTCGGGGCGGTAGCCGCCGTCGTACATCGCGTACAGCACGCGGCGGTGGACGGGCTTGAGACCGTCCCGGACGTCCGGCAGCGCGCGGGAGACGATGACGGACATCGCGTAGTCGAGGTACGAACGCTGCATCTCCGTCTCGAGCCCGACGGGCTCGACACGCATCGCGAGTTCGCCGCCCTCTTCCGGGGTGACGGGAGTGTTCTCGTCGGCCATTGCTGGTGAAGATCCTTCCTGGTGCGGTCAGCTGAGACCGACTCAGATGTCGAGGAAGCGGACGTCCTTGGCGTTGCGCTGGATGAACTGGCGGCGGGCCTCCACGTCCTCGCCCATGAGGACCGAGAACAGGTCGTCGGCCTGGGCGGCGTCGTCGAGGGTGACCTGGCCGAGGACCCGGTGCTCCTGGTCCATGGTGGTCACGCGCAGCTCCTCGGCGTTCATCTCGCCGAGACCCTTGAAGCGCTGGATGGAGTCCTCGCGGATGCGCTTGCCGCGCTGGCGGCCCATCTCGATCAGCGCGTCGCGCTCGCGGTCCGAGTAGGCGTACTCCACGTCGTCCCGGCCCCACTTGATCTTGTACAGCGGGGGGCGGGACAGGTACACGTGCCCGGCCTCGACCAGCGGCCGCATGAAGCGGAACAGGAAGGTCAGCAGCAGGGTGCTGATGTGCTGGCCGTCGACGTCGGCGTCCGCCATCAGGATGATCTTGTGATAGCGGAGCTTCTCGATGTCGAAGTCCTCGTGCACACCCGTGCCGAAGGCCGAGATCAGCGCCTGGATCTCCTGGTTCTGCAGGATCTTGTCGATCCGCGCCTTCTCCACGTTCAGGATCTTGCCGCGGATCGGGAGGATCGCCTGGTACTGCGGGTTCCGGCCGGACTTGGCCGAGCCGCCGGCGGAGTCGCCCTCGACGATGAAGATCTCGCACTTGGCCGGGTCGTTGGACTGGCAGTCGGCCAGCTTGCCCGGCAGCGACGCCGTCTCCAGCAGACCCTTGCGGCGGGTCAGGTCGCGCGCCTTGCGGGCCGCCACGCGCGCGGTGGCCGCCTGGATGCCCTTGCGGATGATGTCCGCGGCCTCGACCGGGTTGCGGTCCAGCCAGTCGTTGAGGTGTTCGTAGACCGCCTTCTGCACGAAGGTCTTGGCCTCCGTGTTGCCCAGCTTGGTCTTCGTCTGGCCCTCGAACTGCGGCTCGCTCAGCTTGACCGAGATGATCGCGGTCAGGCCCTCGCGGATGTCGTCGCCGGTGAGGTTGTCGTCCTTCTCGCGCAGCAGCTTCTTGTCGCGCGCGTACTTGTTGATCAGGCTGGTCAGCGCCGCGCGGAAGCCCTCTTCGTGGGTGCCGCCCTCGTGGGTGTGGATGATGTTCGCGAAGGAGTACACGCCCTCGCTGTAGCCGCTGTTCCACTGCATGGCGACCTCGAGGGACAGGCTCTTGTCCTTGTCCTCGGCCTCCAGCGAGACGACCGTCGGGTGCACCGCGTCCCCCTTGCGGGAGTTGAGGTACTTCACGAAGTCGACGATGCCGCCCTCGTAGTGGTACGTGACGGTCTTGACCTCGGCCTTCTCGTCGGCGCCCGCCTCGTCCGCGCCGCTGGTGGCCTTGGCCGACTCGCGCTCGTCGGTGAGCCGGATCGTCAGGCCCTTGTTGAGGAACGCCATCTCCTGGAAACGCCGGGACAGCGTCTCGAAGGAGTACTCGGTGGTCTCGAAGATCTCCGGGTCGGCCCAGAAGGTGACCGACGTGCCGGTCTCCTCGATCGCCTCGTGCTTGGCCAGCGGGGCCGTCGGCACGCCCATCTTGTAGTCCTGCGTCCAGCGGTGGCCGTCGGTCCTGACCTCGACGGCGACCTTCGTGGACAGCGCGTTCACCACGGACACGCCCACACCGTGCAGACCGCCGGAGACGGCGTAGCCGCCGCCGCCGAACTTGCCGCCGGCGTGCAGCACGGTCAGCACGACCTCGACGGCCGGCTTGCCCTCGGAGGGCACGATGCCCACCGGGATGCCACGGCCGTTGTCCACGACGCGCACCCCGCCGTCGGCGAGGATCGTGACGTCGATGGTGTCCGCGTAGCCGGCCAGCGCCTCGTCGACCGAGTTGTCGACGACCTCGTACACCAGGTGGTGCAGACCGCGCTCGCCCGTGGAGCCGATGTACATGCCGGGCCGCTTGCGGACCGCGTCCAGCCCTTCGAGCACGGTGATGGCGCTGGCGTCGTACGAGGCTGAGGCCGCGCCGGACTCGGTGGCCTCGCCGTTCACGCCGGCGTCGGTGGACGGGATGTTCTCGTTGGGGTTGCCGGAATCGGCCACGAAGCGCCCTTTCTGGCACAGCACGAGCCGGGCTCGTCGGCAGGTTGCCGGAGCGGCTGCGGCATGTTGCGTTGGTAAGCCTTGATCAGCGTTGCTCAGCTTTTCCCGGGCGGTCCCCACGTTGGGGCGGGATTGTCTTCCAGTCTACCGGTAGCACTGACATCGATGGGGGTTTGCGGGCACCTGAGCTCCCATGTGCCGCCCTGAACCGGTCTCGGGCGGGTCCCGATATGCGGATGGGGGCTCCAAGGGGCTCACAGCGGCACTCAGCGCTTCGCGCCGTCAACCCGTGGCTACTGGCGGGTCAGAAGGCGGTCCGGGGACGATCCGGGCCCGGTCACCACTGCCTCGTACGGCTGCGGCGACCTTCCCGCGCACCCTCGCGGACGTGAGGTACGTCACCCGTACGTATCGCCGGGACCGGTGCTGCCCGGCGCCCGCAGCGGGCCGTAGCGGCGGGCCGGGCCGCCCGGGTTGAGCACCTTGATCATCCGTACGCTGCCCTGCCCGAGATCCTGGTTGAGCCGGGCCACCAGCGCGGGCGCGAGGTGCCGCAGCTGGGTCGCCCAGGCCGTGGAGTCGCAGGCCACGACCAGCACCCGCTCGTCCTCGTCGTACCGCTGCGGCACGCAGTGCTTGGCCAGGTCCTCGCCGACGATCTGCGGCCAGCGGCCCATCACCCCGCCCACCGCCGCGGGCGTCTCCCAGCCGCGCTCGGTGATCAGCCGGTTGATCGCCGCCCCCAGCGCCAGCGGGTCGCGTCCGTCGGC
This window harbors:
- the gyrB gene encoding DNA topoisomerase (ATP-hydrolyzing) subunit B; translated protein: MLCQKGRFVADSGNPNENIPSTDAGVNGEATESGAASASYDASAITVLEGLDAVRKRPGMYIGSTGERGLHHLVYEVVDNSVDEALAGYADTIDVTILADGGVRVVDNGRGIPVGIVPSEGKPAVEVVLTVLHAGGKFGGGGYAVSGGLHGVGVSVVNALSTKVAVEVRTDGHRWTQDYKMGVPTAPLAKHEAIEETGTSVTFWADPEIFETTEYSFETLSRRFQEMAFLNKGLTIRLTDERESAKATSGADEAGADEKAEVKTVTYHYEGGIVDFVKYLNSRKGDAVHPTVVSLEAEDKDKSLSLEVAMQWNSGYSEGVYSFANIIHTHEGGTHEEGFRAALTSLINKYARDKKLLREKDDNLTGDDIREGLTAIISVKLSEPQFEGQTKTKLGNTEAKTFVQKAVYEHLNDWLDRNPVEAADIIRKGIQAATARVAARKARDLTRRKGLLETASLPGKLADCQSNDPAKCEIFIVEGDSAGGSAKSGRNPQYQAILPIRGKILNVEKARIDKILQNQEIQALISAFGTGVHEDFDIEKLRYHKIILMADADVDGQHISTLLLTFLFRFMRPLVEAGHVYLSRPPLYKIKWGRDDVEYAYSDRERDALIEMGRQRGKRIREDSIQRFKGLGEMNAEELRVTTMDQEHRVLGQVTLDDAAQADDLFSVLMGEDVEARRQFIQRNAKDVRFLDI
- the gyrA gene encoding DNA gyrase subunit A, with the translated sequence MADENTPVTPEEGGELAMRVEPVGLETEMQRSYLDYAMSVIVSRALPDVRDGLKPVHRRVLYAMYDGGYRPERGFYKCARVVGDVMGNYHPHGDSSIYDALVRLAQPWSMRMPLVDSNGNFGSPGNDPAAAMRYTECKMAPLSMEMVRDIDEETVDFTDNYDGRSQEPTVLPARFPNLLINGSAGIAVGMATNIPPHNLREVAAGAQWYLENPDVSHEELLDALMERIKGPDFPTGALVVGRKGIEEAYRTGRGSITMRAVVEVEEIQGRQCLVVTELPYQVNPDNLAQKIADLVKDGKIGGIADVRDETSSRTGQRLVIVLKRDAVAKVVLNNLYKHTDLQTNFGANMLALVDGVPRTLSLDAFIRHWVTHQIEVIVRRTRFRLRKAEERAHILRGLLKALDAIDEVIALIRRSETVEIARGGLMDLLEIDEIQANAILEMQLRRLAALERQKIVQEHDELQAKINEYNEILASPVRQRGIVSEELAAIVEKYGDDRQTKLIPYEGDMSIEDLIAEEDIVVTVTRGGYVKRTKTDDYRAQKRGGKGVRGTKLKEDDIVDHFFVSTTHHWLLFFTNKGRVYRAKAYELPEAGRDARGQHVANLLAFQPDEAIAEILAIRDYEAAPYLVLATKSGLVKKTPLKDYDSPRSGGVIAINLREREDGGDDELIGAELVSAEDDLLLISKKAQSIRFTASDESLRPMGRATSGVKGMSFREGDELLSMNVVRPGTFVFTATDGGYAKRTAVDEYRVQGRGGLGIKAAKIVEDRGSLVGALIVEEHDEILAITLSGGVIRTRVSEVRETGRDTMGVQLINLGKRDAVVGIARNAEAGREAEEVDGDVAVDETAEGAATTGTDEGEAPSAE
- a CDS encoding DUF721 domain-containing protein — encoded protein: MNAEDPAAGTPRAARAPGPKEPSGVDLARVALRAAKEQARARGDAARQKKQARRGGGLRSGARADGRDPLALGAAINRLITERGWETPAAVGGVMGRWPQIVGEDLAKHCVPQRYDEDERVLVVACDSTAWATQLRHLAPALVARLNQDLGQGSVRMIKVLNPGGPARRYGPLRAPGSTGPGDTYG
- a CDS encoding DUF3566 domain-containing protein; translation: MSGATGAGSAGTSTGTETDGGGRGSAARAASASDPHTTNLKPVKGSEADSSRTTGSQGGTVTDTRGPAGEAREASPLPGERHPEQPAGPYHPPQAYPAQGAVRRPRTGVRPTAPRTRKARLRVAKADPWSVMKVSFLLSIAFGICTIVASAVLWMVMDAMGVFSTVGGTISEATGSNEANGFDLQAFLSLPHVLTFTSVIAVIDVVLATALATLGAFIYNLSAGFVGGIELTLAEDE